aagaaaaagaaaaacatgggAACAGATTCTTATATCTATCCCATGTTTCAGGCAGGGAGCAGCACTGGGTTTCATAACAGGGGAGGGGCTGAATCCTGTGATATTTAACTTCAGTTCTCAAGGTTGATTAGTTAATTTGATATGACAACCCAATAATAACATAATACAGCTTCAGTAATCAGTACTATATTTGCGTTGATGCCCGCGTTGTTCAAATTCGATCCCAATCCGAAGCAATCTAATGGGATACAATTCTTTACAAGTTACCTTAAGAGAACTACAAAATCAGATCTCAAATTTACTTATCTACAATGTAAAGATAGACAAAGAAATGGCCAATGTAATTTCTGGATAAAAAATGCAATCTAAATTCTAAACTAAAACCAATACATAAGCGGCcgataagaaaaagaagacaaTGTTAATCAGTCTGTACTTTGTTTATTTACAGAAGCAAAATGTTCCAATCCCCCTTTAACATTTTGCATTATACGGAGCTATGAAGCATATAGATATAGAAGCTCAATAAAAATGGTGCTCCACATCCAAACTCAATGTTAGATTAACACAGAAATGGAATCGAGAACCTATCAAGATTCAGATCTAAGGTATAAATAAGAGCAGAAGCTTGATATGCATTCTAAATCATTGAACTAAACATGGCTCGAAAATCTAGATCTAGATCAAGTAAGTGATGTTCGTGATCTGAATTCCTAAAGAACGTAGCTAggtagaaaatagaaaaaagagaaTGCACCTTCTTGACAGAAGCGGACCAAGAGAGAGTGAGACCAAGGAAGACGATGAAGAAGAAAGGGCCCCAGAGATCCCAATCGCGGAGGGCCTTGCCGGGATCCTCACGGTAGGGGTTGGGGAAGACGACGAGCTTGAGGTTGCTGATGATTCTGGAGAGATCGCGCTTGACGGTATCCCATACGGGCTCGGTGAGAGTGTTGGGGGCAGGGCCGAATCCGGAGGCGGCGATTTCAGGGCGGGAAGAGGGGAGGGGAGGGGGAGCGGGGACGGAAGAGGAGGGAGGAGGAAGGGGAGGGGGGAAGGAGTGTGGCTGGGGCTTGGGAGGGGCGGGCTTAGGGGGAGGAGGGGGGAGGCTGGAGGAGACGGGGATTTGCGCGCGTGGGGGACTGGGGGGTCTAGCTGGGAGGACGGTGGCCGGAGAAGCGTTGATGAGATTCTCGATCTCGTCGATGTCCGATTGGGATGATGGATGCAGGGGTATTGTATCGCTGTGTgacatctttctttctttcttcttcttcttcttctttcttaacAACACAGCTCAACAACTCGCCAGAGGCACGGTATGGCTCGATGGAGTGGACTCTTCTTTTCTAAATTCTAATGGCCTTTTTCTTTCCCTTGctcctctcttttcttctcCCTTCAGCTTAATTTCACTGCCTCACGCgtccttctcttctcttttcttccctTCCCTTTCCTTTCCTATTTTATCAATTAATATTAATGTTATTActtactttatttcttttttattataaatttaatttttttcaactctgttattaaaaatataaataagaataagtacatacaaaattaatttaatttattttttatttatattttatattttagtatatattttatatgaatttaGTTAACATATGTTCTTACAACATATGATAAATTCAtcgttaataaaaaattttaaatattttcatttaataaaaataaaataaatgtattaaaaatttaaatttttcatattttttaataaaaattttttatttataaatttaatatatactCTTAAAACAGAGG
Above is a genomic segment from Arachis stenosperma cultivar V10309 chromosome 1, arast.V10309.gnm1.PFL2, whole genome shotgun sequence containing:
- the LOC130946811 gene encoding protein YIP4b, whose translation is MSHSDTIPLHPSSQSDIDEIENLINASPATVLPARPPSPPRAQIPVSSSLPPPPPKPAPPKPQPHSFPPPLPPPSSSVPAPPPLPSSRPEIAASGFGPAPNTLTEPVWDTVKRDLSRIISNLKLVVFPNPYREDPGKALRDWDLWGPFFFIVFLGLTLSWSASVKKSEVFAVAFGLLAAGAVILTLNVLLLGGHIIFFQSLSLLGYCLFPLDVGALICMLKDNVILKIVVVCVTLAWSSWAAYPFMSSAVNPRRKALALYPVFLMYVSVGFLIIAID